TGAGTCTTCTACACACTCATGTGCTGATTTATAAGTAGGGCCTTCACCATTCACCATAGCACGGTAACATTTTTCTACGCGATCCCAACGCTTGTCACGGTCCATGGAGTAATAACGACCAGAGATAGTCGCGAATTGTCCTACTCCTGTTTCTTTAATCACTTCATTTGTTGCATCGATATAACCTTTTGCTGTTTTTGGTCCGACATCGCGGCCATCTAAGAATGCATGGATGTATACTTTCTCCACGCCTTCTTTTGCTGCTAAGCGAAGAAGAGCAAACATGTGGTTCATGTGACTGTGCACACCACCGTCAGAAAGTAAACCGAATAAATGAAGAGCAGTACCTTTTTCTTTCACGCTTTTAATTGCATTTTGGAAAGTTTCGTTCTTATCGAACTCGCCTTCACGAATTGCAACGTTTACGCGTGTTAAGCTTTGATATACTACGCGGCCAGCACCGATATTTAAGTGACCAACCTCTGAGTTACCCATTTGACCTTCTGGAAGACCTACTGCCTCACCGCAAGCTGTAAGCGTTGTGTGAGGGAATTTGTTCCAGTAACCATCAAAATTAGGTTTCTTAGCTTGTGCTACAGCATTCCCGTAAGTTTCTTCACGTAGTCCGAAACCGTCAAGAATGATTAAAGCTGTTGGCTTTCTCATTTTACCGCCCCCAGAAGACCTAAGAACGAAGCAGGCTCTAAGCTAGCACCGCCAACTAAAGCGCCGTCGATGTCAGATTGTGCCATATACTCTTTAATGTTTTCTGGTTTTACGCTACCGCCGTATTGAATACGAACAGCTTCTGCAGCTTCTGGAGAAACAGCTTCTGCAACAACTTTACGGATGTGCGCACATACTTCATTTGCATCTGCAGAAGAAGAAGATTTACCTGTACCGATAGCCCAGATTGGCTCATAAGCGATAACAGTTGCTTTAACTTGCTCTTCTGTTAAACCTGCAAGTGCTTTTGTCACTTGACCTGCTACTAGATCAAATGTTTTTCCGCTTTCGCGCTCTTCTAAAGTCTCACCACAGCAAACGATTGGTGTTAAACCATGTTCAAATGCTGCAAGCGTCTTTTTGTTTACTGACTCGTCTGTTTCAGCAAACATTTCACGACGCTCAGAGTGGCCAAGTACTACGTAGCCTACTTTTAAGTCGCTAAGTGCTACTGGGCTAATTTCGCCAGTGAATGCACCATTTTTTTCGAAGTGCATGTTTTGTGCACCTACTTGTAAGTCAGTTCCTTCAGTCGCTGCTACTAAGCGCTCTAAGAATAGAGCTGGAGAGCAAACTACTGCATCAACAGCTGAAGCTGCTGGGATTTGACCTTTAACTTCCTCTACGAAGCTAACTGCTTCAGATAGAGTTTTATTCATTTTCCAGTTACCTGCGATAATTGGTTTACGCATGCTTTACACCGTCCTTTTTCTTTGGCTGCTACTTATTTGTCGTTAAGACAAACTACACCTGGAAGCTCTTTACCTTCCATGAATTCTAATGACGCACCGCCGCCAGTAGAAATGTGGCTCATTTTATCAGCCATACCGAATTTTTCAACAGCTGCTGCAGAGTCACCACCGCCGATAACAGAGTATGTATCTTCTGCATCTGCTAATGCTTGTCCTACTGCTTTTGTACCTTCAGAGAATGGAGTCATTTCGAATACACCCATTGGTCCATTCCATACAACAAGCTTAGAGTTTTTAATTACATCTGCGTAAATTTCACGTGTTTTAGGACCGATGTCCACGCCTTCCCAGTTAGAAGGAATAGAGTCGATACCAACGATTTGAGTTGTTGCAGTTTCAGAGAATTCCTCTGTGATTACAACATCAACTGGCATATAGAAGTTTACGCCTTT
The DNA window shown above is from Bacillus clarus and carries:
- the tpiA gene encoding triose-phosphate isomerase; this translates as MRKPIIAGNWKMNKTLSEAVSFVEEVKGQIPAASAVDAVVCSPALFLERLVAATEGTDLQVGAQNMHFEKNGAFTGEISPVALSDLKVGYVVLGHSERREMFAETDESVNKKTLAAFEHGLTPIVCCGETLEERESGKTFDLVAGQVTKALAGLTEEQVKATVIAYEPIWAIGTGKSSSSADANEVCAHIRKVVAEAVSPEAAEAVRIQYGGSVKPENIKEYMAQSDIDGALVGGASLEPASFLGLLGAVK